A region of the Desulfovibrio sp. Huiquan2017 genome:
GGCGTGAACGTGGAGACGCTGTTCGCGCGCGGGACCATCAAACCCTACGAATGGGGGCTCATCGAGCGACTGCGCGCGGCCAAGCCTGACATCATGGTCTACAACGCCTCTCATCCGGCCCTGTGCGGTCGGACCGAGCCCTTCGACCACGTGGAGGTGGCCTACGGCGTGGACGCGGGCATCTTCTGCGTCAACGCGGCCAACGTGCCCCTGTCTCGCTACCAGGAACAGAAATACGGCTATGAGGCCACCTTGTGGATGCTGGACCAGACCATGGATGCCCTGGAGCACCCTGTGGCCAACTATGATTGGATCTACGGCCACGATTTTCTCATCTAAGGAACCGTCATGAAAGAATATCATCACCTTCTCCCCCTGGCCACGGGCTACTTCGGGGTCAGCTCGGCCCTGTACGATTTCGAGGGGCTCGTCGTGGTCTACGGCCCGGCGGGCGGGGCCTGGCACATCAATATCGAAGACGAGCCGCGCTGGTACCGGGGCCCGGCCACGGTGGTCGGCGCGGGCCTCCTGGAAATGGACGTCATCCTGGGCAACGACGACAAGTTCATCGACAACATTGTCAAGACCGCCGAAGGGTTGAACCGCCGCTTTGTGGCCCTGTCCGGCACCCCCATCTCCGAGATCATCGGCACGGACCTCAAAGGGTTCGCCCGGACCATCGAGTCCCGCACCGGATTGCCGGTCTTCATGGTCCCCACGGCCGGGTCCGAGCCATACCCCGAGGGCGCGTCCAAGGCCTTCCTGGCCCTGGCCGACAAGTTCATGGACCCGGACGCGCCGGGCCTCGGCAACGGCGTCAACGTGCTCGGGGCCATCCATCTGTCCACCGGCAAGGAGGCGCACCTCGGCCCGCTGTTCGACATCCTCCGCGAGGAGGGCTTCTGGCTGATGAGCACCTTCGCCGGGCTCGTGCCCGGATTGAGCGATCCCCTGGAAAGCGTGCGCAACGCACCGGGCGCGGCGGTCAACGCCGTGATCTCCACCAGCGGCCTGGCCTTGGCCGAGCGCATGTTCGCCGATTACGGCATCCCGTTCGTGGTCGGCATGCCGGTCGGGCTGGCGGGGTGCAACGCCTTCATGGCCATGCTACGCGGCGAGGAGCCGCCCGCGC
Encoded here:
- a CDS encoding nitrogenase component 1, producing MKEYHHLLPLATGYFGVSSALYDFEGLVVVYGPAGGAWHINIEDEPRWYRGPATVVGAGLLEMDVILGNDDKFIDNIVKTAEGLNRRFVALSGTPISEIIGTDLKGFARTIESRTGLPVFMVPTAGSEPYPEGASKAFLALADKFMDPDAPGLGNGVNVLGAIHLSTGKEAHLGPLFDILREEGFWLMSTFAGLVPGLSDPLESVRNAPGAAVNAVISTSGLALAERMFADYGIPFVVGMPVGLAGCNAFMAMLRGEEPPAPDRPDQAAPQRHALVIGEPVMSYGLKHCLIHDFGIPRVDVIRVTPSQALFRESPGRSGLLAERGPHDRDSDGEAEIAALMNDPSVDLIVADPCYRPLTNGSAVFVDLPHVAMSARIHWDMDYDYIGEPGYDYLASHLLDD